One Bombus vancouverensis nearcticus chromosome 7, iyBomVanc1_principal, whole genome shotgun sequence DNA window includes the following coding sequences:
- the LOC117153132 gene encoding NBAS subunit of NRZ tethering complex isoform X1, whose protein sequence is MVNSNESSNKPILYELLEYFIREQEPELIKCKNDSVILPTTGTIKNALRYLNNRYSLPESISQQISLTLPWKFAIGDHGRLLAVLQENVIEIRKAKDEYSSVVGKASVPKDAFPQWRKLVWSPDGTFLVLASSNGYASFYNALGNNIFNISPKTISQNPHILEAGDAITSMIFLKPRTQPDKWSYEFMLITYSGLLKSYHISTTNEFEANYEFSFGTFYKNGINAVVYDEKHSLFYVAGNTISQKLMSTASDSGLTSWRPLNEYPYCKLSFTFDDESKTKSRFSIWNIIPILSLQPESIIFKVKISPNNRFLTCLHTDGSISLWRLPTLLMQRKWKLSEQPDFNIPNPLGHAKTKKFPPGVTEFHPIDIGWWSEEAIIITRCSGSTSVCSTTDLKNLLGSSPEFLAGQPQIHELGSDRGFLCLDCETYITSKKRNRESNTESQTSEASSESEEESDELQPASILNYTTNLMQSTLYSITDIERFQPKKKKSKVLFRTYRILGLKSTTPEELYSRKIDIEEYEEALALANTYNLDTDLVYQTQWRKSELSLNAIQEHLSKVTKRSWVLHECITRVPDTIEAARELLNFGLKGANLETLVAIGTCDNGKFIIDNTDEEWSEMDEASISLRQIQKINQVLKKIDIKHLSDAQKDLIKYRRKLLDHLDKLLTYEIILNSSLKYDKNFYEEFRQLSAVENAIKFAKDGDCRGVEIMFTYYGECLLPHWLAIISFFPETLNPLKYKKLLPECDIDGQLFLFDQRELRQKDWAEKAEFNEIINLESDDKSQSLYEYDPSLIIYRNTLLTPELLQKWYESRAYQIERNSYMIDNALQLIKIAKLHNISGLDNLLLDLETLDDIIYKIYIEDLSLDQLQKLSNLEKIKLLMSMTSEESFVDDIKSFLLSFIKRRSQYLGGELQRHLFSDYLVSTSKEDLKLPVKLFEYLKQSQDDEILQMIENIAILALDCIYACNDPNMYEKATRIVDSIAKDREMRRINTLLEELDKELECTKILNKYGVKTTLHVLRKNKSNPDAAKQLLIQMARSLNKRVPPPDEKQWAQLLNEMLEIHGLIFTCLDIEICFEICVSARLVSGVKSNIQNCTALIETKKNEQSLLKVSYEKTVNLILDASKEYFNSSKSLTDSNMELARACLHLIIDDNAQIKEEYDLINSLQILNEFYIDILPLQVRLMQDRLQLIKDCLNKRVDAHKSRQRLLTLANYLRIERNNSRMREGKVLELIAKKALEVKDFNVCAATCQQLMQNNYIPAWTVALELGFCGDYEDLKTRQKCLWFAINNGPSDMLSKALDQIYLIEIQMLHKNLELWIPSALLSDDFNDSEDADSEDEFIDALTTPQIETKEFVPKVLEASTEIVKTSANVMKDSAFSLIKNISDTNFWKSRLKFNFSNNQDNDTRYENPIEDDDIQSFQCFYEDLHKNCKLSELDTKYVNYSMPDLQNTQLKCCRALLRITMLNETFCYGLEVSDINHLFLECTKYTIQQDWLLGMAYLFSVHKKYIEEIHNVLMELPQTMLYIQTSMYYYCLELYKTTYKDYYFTDLYSFDPLSLILKTMSTAYKCKKSDIYKPFEYWQACLFKSCGINKTEFLELHHDIETKNDDKIEDHKKLDEFNIVQTQSSSVSTGKSKEEEISTENARRNEKDKIKMSSSESNDKNDIEWTDNWGNFSDEDIIENVGNKKDILNQELCIENNTSLIKDIGECATEKDRFEVFEKIFSKIRNADHFYEAKKLLLQWPQFKDSQYTKVNKHPILKMMKLVNTFIMEKDKNKHSKQSFEEYKELIEALSSTNVLKEFLNTEEIPLEHAIYIRLDMDNSEFHEEAVNILMERHKELTLSAPILEMLFLKNLTAYFDPNHEIFDRIIEHVFVNRSLTNVKENAEILIQELKKGKHIAHALCIIRLMEDIPPSLSTFSTCCELLMRK, encoded by the exons ATGGTTAATTCAAACGAATCATCAAATAAACCAATACTTTATGAattgttagaatattttattcgcGAGCAAGAGCCAGAATTAATA AAATGCAAAAATGATTCTGTAATATTGCCTACGACAGGGACAATAAAAAATGCACTTAGATATCTTAATAATAGATATTCTTTACCAGAAAGTATATCACAACAAATTAGCCTTACTCTACCATGGAAATTTGCAATTGGGGATCATGGACGTTTACTTGCTGTTTTACAAGAAAATGTCATAGAAATTCGAAAAGCAAAAGATGAATATTCTTCAGTTGTTGGGAAAGCTTCCG TACCAAAGGATGCTTTTCCACAATGGCGTAAACTAGTTTGGAGTCCAGATGGGACATTTTTAGTATTAGCATCTAGCAATGGTTATGCTTCCTTTTACAATGCCCTGGGgaacaatatttttaatatcagtCCAAAAACAATATCCCAAAACCCTCATATTTTAGAAGCTGGTGATGCAATAACTTCTATGATATTTCTCAAACCAAGGACACAGCCTGACAAATGGTCTTATGAATTTATGTTAATCACATACAGCGGTTTACTCAAATCATATCACATTTCAACAACTAACGAATTTGAAGCAAATTATGAATTTTCTTTTGGcactttttataaaaatggaataaaTGCTGTTGTTTATGATGAAAAACACAGCTTATTTTATGTTGCTGGAAATACCATATCACAGAAATTAATG TCAACAGCCTCAGACAGTGGATTAACATCTTGGCGACCCCTGAATGAATATCCATATTGCAAGTTGTCATTTACTTTTGATGATGAATCGAAAACTAAGTCAAGATTTTCCATATGGAACATTATCCCCATATTAAGCTTGCAACCAGAATCTATCATATTTAAAGTAAAAATCTCTCCAAATAATAGATTTTTAACATGTTTACATACAGATGGTTCAATATCTTTATGGAGATTACCAACTTTGTTGAtgcaaagaaaatggaaattatCAGAGCAACCAGACTTTAATATACCTAATCCTTTAGGACATGCAAAAACAAAAAAGTTTCCACCAGGTGTTACTGAATTCCATCCAATAGATATTGGCTGGTGGTCAGAAGAG GCAATTATAATTACAAGATGTTCTGGATCCACTTCTGTATGTTCTACAACCGACTTAAAGAATCTTTTAGGTTCAAGCCCTGAATTTTTAGCTGGACAACCACAAATACATGAACTTGGTTCAGATCGAGGTTTTTTATGTCTTGATTGTGAAACATACATAACAAGTAAAAAACGGAACAGAGAATCTAACACAGAAAGTCAAACATCAG AAGCCTCTTCAGAAAGTGAAGAAGAAAGTGATGAACTACAACCAGCtagtatattaaattatacaacGAATTTAATGCAAAGTACCTTGTATTCTATCACTGACATTGAAAGATTTCAGCCTAAAAAGAAGAAGTCAAAAGTATTATTTAGAACATATAGAATCCTTGGACTTAAAAGTACTACACCCGAAGAACTTTATTCAAGAAAAATTGATATAGAG GAATATGAAGAAGCATTGGCTTTAGCAAATACATATAATTTGGATACAGATTTGGTATATCAGACACAGTGGAGAAAATCTGAATTATCATTAAATGCTATTCAAGAACATTTGAGTAAAGTTACAAAAAGGTCTTGGGTCTTACATGAATGCATTACTCGAGTTCCAGATACTATCGAAGCAGCAagagaattattaaattttggTTTAAAAGGTGCTAACCTGGAAACTTTAGTAGCAATTGGAACTTGTGACAATGGAAAATTTATAATAGATAATACTGATGAGGAGTGGAGTGAAATGGATGAAGCTAGTATAAGCTTAAGACAGATACAGAAAATAAATCAAGTGCTGAAAAAGATCGATATTAAACATTTATCTGACGCCCAAaaggatttaattaaatatagaaGGAAGCTTCTAGATCATCTAGATAAGTTACTTACatacgaaattattttaaattcctcGTTAAAGTACGATAAAAACTTTTACGAAGAATTTCGACAGCTTTCAGCTGttgaaaatgcaattaaatTTGCGAAGGATGGAGATTGTCGGGGAGTTGAAATTATGTTCACTTACTATGGTGAATGTTTGTTACCTCATTGGTTAGCTATTATTAGTTTCTTTCCAGAGACTTTAAatccattgaaatataaaaaacttCTACCAGAATGCGACATTGATGGACAATTATTTCTGTTTGATCAGCGTGAATTACGACAAAAAGATTGGGCTGAGAAAGCTGAATTCAATGAGATAATTAACTTAGAAAGCGATGATAAATCACAATCACTTTATGAATATGATCCATCGTTAATTATATACAGAAACACATTACTTACACCAGAATTGTTACAAAAATGGTACGAGTCGCGAGCTTATCAGATCGAGAGGAATAGTTATATGATTGATAATGCTTtgcaattaataaaaattgcgAAATTACATAATATTAGTGGATTAGACAATTTGTTGCTAGATTTGGAAACTTTAGAcgatatcatttacaaaatttatatagaagACCTATCTTTAgatcaattacaaaaattatctaatttggaaaaaattaaattgcTAATGAGCATGACTAGTGAAGAAAGTTTTGTTGATGATATAAAAAGTTTTCtattatcatttataaaaagaagaagTCAGTATCTGGGCGGAGAATTACAGAGGCATTTATTTAGTGACTACTTAGTGTCTACTAGTAAAGAAGACTTAAAGTTACCAGTTAAACTTTTTGAATACTTAAAACAATCTCAAGATGATGAGATTCTTCAAATGATAGAGAATATTGCGATTTTAGCGTTAGATTGTATATACGCTTGCAATGATCCTAATATGTACGAAAAAGCAACACGTATTGTAGATTCCATCGCCAAAGACCGTGAAATGAGAAGAATAAACACTCTACTAGAAGAGCTTGATAAAGAACTTGAATgtacaaaaattttaaataaatatggcGTTAAAACTACACTACATGTACTGCGAAAAAATAAGAGTAATCCTGATGCTGCAAAACAACTACTGATTCAAATGGCAAGGAGTTTAAACAAAAG AGTACCACCTCCAGATGAAAAACAATGGGCTCAATTATTAAATGAAATGTTAGAAATTCATGGTCTAATTTTTACATGTCTCGacatagaaatttgttttgAAATCTGTGTATCAGCACGTTTGGTATCAGGAGTTAAATCTAACATACAAAATTGCACTGCTTTAATTGAGACTAAGAAAAATGAACAGTCTTTATTGAAAGTGTCTTATGAAAAAACGgtgaatttaattttagatGCTAGTAAGGAGTATTTTAATAGCTCAAAATCCTTAACTGACTCTAATATGGAATTAGCTCG aGCTTGCCTTCATCTAATCATAGATGATAATGCACAGATAAAAGAAGAGTACGATCTCATTAACTCGCTTCAAATTTTGAATGAATTCTATATTGATATATTACCACTTCAAGTGCGATTAATGCAAGACAGACTACAGTTGATAAAGGACTGTTTAAATAAGAGGGTAGATGCTCATAAAAGTCGTCAGAGATTATTAACGTTAGCGAATTACTTACGAATAGAGAGGAATAATAGTAGAATGCGGGAAGGAAAGGTTTTGGAGTTAATTGCAAAAAAAGCACTTGAG gTAAAGGACTTTAATGTTTGTGCTGCTACCTGTCAgcaattaatgcaaaataaCTATATTCCTGCCTGGACAGTTGCTTTAGAATTAGGATTTTGTGGAGATTACGAAGATCTGAAAACTAGGCAAAAATGTTTATGGTTTGCAATAAACAATGGACCTAGCGATATGCTAAGCAAAGCACTagatcaaatatatttaatagaaatacaAATGTTACATAAAAATTTGGAATTGTGGATACCTTCTGCTTTACTATCTGATGATTTCAATGATAGTGAAGACGCAGATAGTGAAGATGAATTTATAGATGCATTAACAACT CCGCAAATAGAAACTAAAGAATTTGTCCCAAAAGTTTTGGAAGCTTCTACTGAAATAGTAAAAACTTCTGCAAATGTTATGAAAGATTCAGCATttagtttaataaaaaatataagcgACACAAATTTTTGGAAATctagattaaaatttaatttctcaaataatCAGGATAATGACACAAGATATGAAAATCCTATAGAAGATGATGACATACAAAGTTTCCAATGTTTTTATGAagatttacataaaaattgtaaacttAGTGAACTCGACACGAAATACGTAAATTATTCAATGCCAGATTTGCAAAATACGCAGCTCAAATGCTGTCGTGCTCTTTTGAGGATAACTATGTTGAATGAAACATTTTGTTATGGTTTGGAAGTGAGTGATATTAATCACT tatttttagaGTGTACGAAGTATACTATACAACAGGATTGGTTACTAGGCATGGCGTATTTATTTAGTGTACATAAGAAATACATAGAGGAAATACACAATGTTTTAATGGAACTGCCACAAACAATGCTATACATACAAACTTCAATGTATTATTATTGTTTGGAATTATACAAAACCACatataaagattattattttacAGATTTATATTCGTTTGATCCATTGAGTTTAATATTAAAAACGATGAGTACAGCTTACAAATGCAAAAAATCTGACATTTATAAACCATTTGAATATTGGCAAGCATGTTTATTTAAAAGCTGCGGAATAAATAAGACGGAATTTCTTGAGTTACATCACGACATTGAAACGAAAAACGACGATAAGATTGAAGATCATAAAAAGTTAGATGAATTTAATATTGTTCAAACACAAAGTTCAAGTGTATCTACTGGAAAatcaaaagaagaagaaatttcgACAGAAAATGCGCGACGTAACGAGAAAGATAAAATTAAGATGAGTTCATCTGAATCTAATGACAAAAATGATATAGAATGGACTGATAATTGGGGCAACTTTTCAGATGAAGATATAATAGAAAACGTAGGGAacaaaaaagatattttaaatcaAGAACTATGTATAGAAAATAATACTTCTCTAATAAAAGATATAGGGGAATGTGCAACAGAAAAAGATCgctttgaagtttttgaaaaaatatttagtaaAATAAGGAATGCTGATCATTTTTATGAGGCAAAGAAATTGTTATTACAATGGCCACAATTTAAAGATTCTCAATATACAAAAGTTAATAAACATCCAATTTTAAAAATGATGAAACTAGTTAATACCTTTATTatggaaaaagataaaaacaaaCATAGCAAACAAAGTTTTGAAGAATATAAAGAATTAATAGAAGCATTATCTTCAACAAAT gTACTCAAAGAATTTTTGAACACAGAAGAAATTCCTCTTGAGCACGCAATTTATATTAGGTTGGATATGGATAATTCAGAATTTCACGAAGAAGCAGTAAATATTCTTATGGAAAGACATAAA GAATTAACATTGTCAGCACCGATACTAGAAatgttatttttgaaaaatttaacgGCATACTTCGATCCGAATCACGAAATATTTGATCGAATCATTGAACATGTCTTTGTGAATCGATCTCTAACAAATGTAAAGGAAAATGCAGAAATTCTTatacaagaattaaaaaaaggaaagcaTATAGCGCATGCCTTATGCATAATTAGATTAATGGAAGATATACCACCATCTTTATCTACATTTAGTACTTGTTGCGAACTTCTAATGaggaaataa